One genomic segment of Fervidobacterium pennivorans includes these proteins:
- the ftsA gene encoding cell division protein FtsA — MPKSREIVSLDIGNDSIKGIVVDFSEGYGTVLAFSNVKTRGIENGEIKDVVALNESMTQIIEDLEDQLGKELRGELLVSSSCGDFTLTEITEELILTEKDEGYVSEEHVTKLTDNLLADLFPNNERNSLHLFVKKYVLDDNKIVVNPVGMKAKKIAAIYTVVMGSEKYRNIVEYATKDILGEAEYYISFVSNAEAVLSNVEKDRGVVHVDLGYNYTTVTLYYANTPLEMERIEISMKNVLKDIAIVLKTSLQEAERLLKTYGVAVYLDIEPTPIEYKGLDGRTIQRTDKEFLSRIIYARLREIFMRVKKLYKDFTVKYPDFGNIGIPGGIVLTGGGAMLQRIETLASEVFKCPVRIGTVADTEMFKAEGAEFNVFTPLYAATFGNIIVYQKEQNMYSPMVGEKTKKRQSGTGFFKKLSETFGKIFG; from the coding sequence GTGCCTAAATCACGAGAGATTGTTTCTTTGGACATTGGAAATGACAGTATCAAAGGTATTGTTGTTGATTTTAGTGAGGGTTATGGCACTGTCTTGGCATTTTCCAATGTGAAAACAAGGGGTATAGAGAACGGTGAAATCAAAGATGTCGTAGCTTTAAACGAGTCAATGACACAAATAATCGAAGATTTGGAAGACCAGCTCGGTAAAGAACTTAGGGGTGAGTTACTGGTTTCTTCGAGTTGCGGTGATTTTACTCTTACAGAAATCACTGAGGAGCTTATATTAACTGAGAAAGATGAAGGATATGTTTCTGAAGAACATGTAACGAAGCTAACCGATAACTTACTAGCTGATTTATTCCCAAACAATGAGAGAAACTCCCTGCATCTTTTTGTAAAGAAATACGTACTAGATGATAATAAGATAGTTGTCAACCCTGTTGGAATGAAAGCCAAAAAAATTGCAGCGATTTACACCGTTGTTATGGGCTCTGAAAAATACAGGAACATTGTTGAATACGCCACGAAAGATATCCTTGGAGAAGCCGAATATTATATCTCATTCGTATCAAATGCCGAAGCTGTGCTTTCAAATGTCGAAAAGGATAGAGGCGTTGTTCACGTGGACTTAGGCTATAATTACACAACGGTAACCCTGTACTATGCAAATACACCCCTTGAAATGGAGAGAATAGAGATATCTATGAAAAACGTTTTAAAAGACATAGCAATAGTTCTAAAGACATCTTTACAAGAGGCGGAAAGACTATTAAAAACATACGGTGTGGCGGTTTACTTAGATATTGAACCCACACCAATCGAATACAAAGGTTTGGATGGTAGGACTATCCAGCGAACCGATAAAGAATTTTTATCGAGAATAATCTACGCAAGACTTAGGGAAATATTTATGCGGGTAAAGAAACTTTACAAGGATTTCACGGTGAAATACCCTGATTTTGGAAACATTGGGATTCCTGGTGGAATCGTTTTAACTGGTGGTGGGGCTATGCTCCAGCGAATTGAGACACTCGCAAGCGAAGTTTTCAAGTGCCCTGTTAGAATCGGAACAGTAGCGGATACAGAAATGTTTAAAGCCGAAGGTGCTGAATTCAATGTATTTACTCCTTTATATGCAGCTACTTTTGGAAACATAATAGTTTATCAGAAAGAGCAAAACATGTATAGTCCCATGGTAGGTGAAAAAACGAAGAAACGCCAATCAGGAACAGGATTTTTCAAAAAACTGTCCGAGACCTTCGGAAAAATATTCGGTTGA